In one Rhopalosiphum padi isolate XX-2018 chromosome 3, ASM2088224v1, whole genome shotgun sequence genomic region, the following are encoded:
- the LOC132925067 gene encoding protein FAM200C-like, with the protein MTTIVKISDKSQEASYVVAELVAKTMKPHTIGEQLILPACREIVKIFFGIEAEQEILKIPLSDNTISRRINDMSEDIEQQVLNKLRDSRMFALQVDESTDISGKAQLLVFVRMVVDDDIIENFFCCKTLSETTKGEDVFKVLDDHLLSVNLSWDNCIGICTDGAPSMTGSIKGFISLVKKKKFKNYFYPLLPS; encoded by the coding sequence atgACAACAATTGTAAAAATTTCTGATAAATCTCAAGAAGCGAGCTATGTAGTAGCAGAGCTTGTGGCTAAAACAATGAAACCACATACAATAGGTGAACAGTTAATTTTACCCGCTTGCCgtgaaattgtaaaaatattttttggaatagaAGCTGAAcaagaaatattgaaaattccTTTATCtgataatacaataagtagGCGCATAAACGACATGTCCGAAGATATTGAGCAGCAAGTATTAAATAAGTTACGCGATTCTCGTATGTTTGCGCTGCAAGTAGATGAATCTACAGATATAAGTGGAAAAGCACAGCTTTTAGTTTTTGTACGCATGGTAGttgatgatgatattattgaaaactttttttgttgtaaaacaTTGTCCGAAACAACGAAAGGTGAAgatgtttttaaagttttggACGATCATTTATTATCAGTAAATTTATCATGGGACAATTGCATTGGAATATGCACTGATGGTGCACCTTCAATGACTGGCTCAATTAAAGGTTTCATTTCtttagtcaaaaaaaaaaaattcaaaaattatttttacccatTGCTTCCTTCATAG